The Arenicella xantha genome window below encodes:
- a CDS encoding winged helix-turn-helix transcriptional regulator, which yields MSKVIKSPTKRHRNLDRIDRAILSALQADGRMSNVALAEKVHLSPSPCLERVKRLEAAGYITGYSAQLDADMLGYGKVAFIQVTLERTTEEVFLEFKNEVKKSDFVAECHMVAGGYDYLLKVRFEDMENYRSVLERIVRFPGVSQTHTYMVIEQVKIVTDVPLD from the coding sequence GTGTCAAAGGTAATCAAAAGCCCAACTAAACGGCATCGAAATCTTGATCGTATTGATCGTGCAATTTTGTCGGCATTGCAGGCCGATGGGCGTATGTCTAATGTCGCATTAGCTGAAAAGGTACATTTGAGCCCAAGTCCTTGTTTGGAGCGAGTTAAGCGGCTCGAAGCGGCGGGCTATATTACTGGATATAGTGCGCAACTCGACGCCGATATGTTGGGCTACGGCAAGGTTGCGTTTATTCAAGTTACCTTGGAGCGCACTACCGAAGAGGTATTTCTTGAGTTCAAGAATGAGGTCAAAAAGAGCGACTTCGTTGCCGAATGTCACATGGTGGCCGGGGGCTACGATTATTTGCTTAAGGTTCGTTTTGAAGACATGGAAAACTATCGGTCGGTGCTCGAGCGTATTGTGCGGTTTCCTGGTGTGTCACAGACGCATACGTATATGGTTATTGAGCAAGTGAAAATTGTGACGGATGTGCCGCTCGACTAA
- the putP gene encoding sodium/proline symporter PutP, translating to MQLGVYVSLAVYFAVMLGIGLYSYLKTKNDVSGFMLGGRSLSPSVTALSAGASDMSGWMLMGLPGAMYLSGLGNVWIAVGLSVGAYLNYLTVAPRLRVYTEVAGDAVTIPEFFERRFEDHNHIIRVICAIVIVVFFAIYTTSGVVAGGKLFETSFDMSYQVGVMVTAGVVVAYSAFGGFLAVSTTDFVQGCIMFVALILVPSVALYNLGGIEATQAQIIAIDPSLLSLGGVSTLAIISAASWGLGYFGQPHIIVRFMAIRSVKEMKVARRIGMSWMIVSLIGATMVGIVGLAYISATGASLKDPEAVFIFLSTTLFHPLISGFLLAAILAAIMSTISSQLLVTSSSLTEDLYKTFLRKSASPQELVMVGRLSVVAVAVLAVLLAQDRDSSILSLVSNAWAGFGSAFGPVVLISLFWKRMTRQGALAGIVVGAATVLIWIYGPFTYQGQALSAVIFEIVPGFILSAVAIFVVSLLTRPPSEQMTSTFELMKSELKRQLA from the coding sequence ATGCAATTAGGTGTTTATGTGTCGCTCGCCGTGTACTTTGCGGTGATGTTGGGCATTGGTCTTTATTCGTACTTGAAAACCAAGAATGACGTCTCCGGTTTTATGCTGGGCGGACGGAGTTTGAGTCCATCAGTGACGGCGTTGTCGGCAGGTGCGTCGGACATGAGTGGTTGGATGCTAATGGGTCTGCCTGGTGCGATGTATTTATCAGGTCTTGGCAATGTCTGGATCGCTGTCGGCCTATCAGTTGGCGCGTATTTGAACTATTTAACCGTGGCTCCTCGGCTGCGCGTTTACACCGAAGTGGCTGGCGATGCGGTTACAATTCCCGAGTTTTTTGAGCGACGTTTTGAGGACCATAATCATATAATTAGAGTCATTTGTGCGATTGTGATTGTGGTGTTTTTTGCTATCTATACGACGTCTGGCGTGGTCGCTGGCGGTAAGTTGTTTGAAACGTCGTTTGATATGAGCTACCAAGTTGGCGTAATGGTTACCGCTGGCGTGGTTGTCGCGTACAGTGCGTTTGGTGGCTTTCTGGCGGTCAGTACGACCGACTTCGTGCAAGGCTGCATAATGTTTGTTGCGCTAATTTTGGTGCCGTCGGTGGCTCTGTACAATCTAGGTGGTATTGAAGCCACTCAGGCACAAATCATCGCTATCGACCCAAGCTTGTTAAGCTTGGGCGGAGTATCAACTTTGGCAATTATTTCAGCTGCAAGTTGGGGCTTAGGCTACTTCGGTCAGCCGCATATTATTGTGCGTTTTATGGCGATTCGCTCCGTTAAAGAAATGAAGGTGGCGCGCCGAATCGGCATGAGTTGGATGATCGTGTCATTGATCGGTGCGACCATGGTCGGCATTGTCGGCTTAGCCTATATTTCGGCGACAGGTGCTAGCTTAAAAGATCCTGAGGCGGTCTTTATCTTTTTATCTACCACATTGTTTCATCCGCTGATTAGTGGTTTTTTGCTGGCGGCGATATTAGCGGCCATAATGAGCACTATTTCATCGCAGTTATTAGTTACGTCGAGTTCCTTAACTGAGGATCTCTACAAGACGTTTTTACGCAAGTCTGCATCGCCGCAAGAGTTGGTGATGGTGGGGCGGTTGTCGGTAGTGGCGGTAGCGGTTTTGGCAGTCTTATTGGCACAGGATCGGGATAGCAGTATATTGAGCTTGGTGAGTAATGCTTGGGCTGGGTTTGGCTCGGCATTCGGGCCGGTAGTGCTGATCAGTCTGTTTTGGAAGCGTATGACTAGGCAGGGCGCGTTGGCGGGGATTGTAGTTGGAGCAGCCACCGTGCTAATTTGGATCTATGGCCCTTTCACCTATCAAGGGCAAGCGCTTAGTGCGGTGATTTTTGAAATCGTTCCTGGGTTTATACTGTCGGCAGTGGCGATTTTTGTCGTGAGCTTATTGACGCGTCCGCCGTCCGAACAAATGACCTCTACGTTTGAACTAATGAAATCGGAGTTAAAACGTCAGCTGGCCTAA
- the recQ gene encoding DNA helicase RecQ — MIDRAEDILKHTFGYTHFRGSQKSVIETALAGQDALVLMPTGGGKSLCYQIPGLVRDGMAIVVSPLIALMQDQVAALQQLGIRAAYLNSTLSREEAGATLRAIHDHELDVLYIAPERLLQDATLDRLCSVPVSLIAIDEAHCVSQWGHDFRADYLGLNVLRYAFPGVPRLALTATADERSREEIMMRLDLCEPKVFVSSFDRPNIRYIVKEKGEAKSQLLSFLQDYKQQAGIVYCMSRSRVDGIAAWLSQRGYKALPYHAGLPGEERQENQRRFLREEGIVMVATIAFGMGIDKPDVRFVAHLDLPKSIEAYYQETGRAGRDGQPSVAWMVYGLQDVVRIGKMVQDSNADEQFKRMERGKIDSLLAWCEATTCRRRALLRYFGEADAEVCGNCDVCLNPPKTWNATEAAQKLLSNIYRTGQRFGSGHVIDVLRGKETAKVKQFGHHSLSTYGIGADVSDQQWRSVIRQLIVQGYLLVNEQLYGAIQLTEKARALLRGDVSLFLRQDSAAAKPARAKRTPVAVSHGDEALWEALKACRKSLADELGVPPFHVFHDATLMEMMQYQPADADELLTINGVGQVKLEKFGDAFLEVLAEFS, encoded by the coding sequence ATGATAGACCGCGCAGAAGATATTTTAAAACATACCTTTGGTTATACGCATTTTCGTGGGTCGCAAAAATCTGTGATCGAAACCGCGTTGGCTGGCCAAGATGCGCTGGTGTTGATGCCAACTGGTGGTGGTAAGTCCCTTTGTTATCAAATTCCTGGGTTGGTGCGCGATGGTATGGCGATCGTGGTTTCCCCCTTGATTGCTTTAATGCAAGACCAAGTAGCCGCACTGCAACAATTAGGTATTCGTGCGGCCTATTTGAACTCTACCTTATCTCGCGAAGAGGCTGGAGCAACACTTCGAGCGATTCATGATCATGAATTAGATGTTTTGTATATTGCGCCTGAGCGTTTATTGCAAGATGCCACCTTGGACCGTCTTTGCAGTGTGCCGGTGTCGTTGATTGCGATTGACGAGGCGCATTGTGTGTCGCAATGGGGGCATGATTTTCGCGCTGATTACCTTGGGCTCAATGTATTGCGATATGCCTTTCCGGGTGTTCCGCGACTAGCGCTGACCGCTACCGCTGATGAGCGCTCACGCGAAGAAATCATGATGCGGCTGGATTTGTGCGAGCCAAAGGTGTTCGTCAGTAGTTTTGATCGACCCAATATCCGTTATATTGTTAAAGAAAAGGGCGAGGCTAAGTCTCAGCTGCTCAGTTTTTTGCAAGACTACAAACAACAGGCTGGTATTGTCTATTGCATGTCACGAAGTCGCGTCGATGGCATTGCTGCATGGTTATCGCAACGTGGATATAAAGCGCTGCCATACCATGCTGGCTTACCTGGCGAAGAGCGACAAGAGAATCAACGACGCTTTTTACGTGAAGAAGGCATCGTAATGGTCGCAACTATCGCCTTTGGAATGGGGATCGATAAGCCAGATGTGCGATTTGTGGCGCACCTTGATCTGCCTAAGAGCATTGAGGCCTATTACCAAGAAACCGGCCGTGCGGGTCGTGATGGTCAGCCTAGTGTGGCTTGGATGGTTTACGGGCTACAAGACGTGGTGCGCATTGGTAAAATGGTGCAAGACTCTAATGCGGATGAGCAATTTAAGCGTATGGAGCGTGGCAAGATCGACAGCTTGTTGGCTTGGTGTGAGGCGACTACTTGTCGGCGTCGTGCGTTATTGCGGTACTTCGGTGAAGCAGACGCGGAGGTTTGTGGCAATTGTGATGTTTGCTTGAACCCTCCTAAAACATGGAATGCTACAGAAGCAGCGCAGAAGCTATTGTCGAATATTTACCGAACTGGTCAACGTTTTGGTTCTGGCCATGTAATCGATGTGTTGCGTGGTAAGGAAACCGCTAAGGTCAAACAGTTCGGTCATCATAGTTTAAGTACTTATGGAATTGGCGCAGACGTTAGCGACCAACAATGGCGTTCGGTTATTCGTCAGTTGATTGTGCAGGGTTACTTGTTGGTCAATGAGCAATTATATGGAGCGATTCAATTGACCGAAAAGGCGCGCGCGCTGCTACGTGGAGACGTGTCATTATTTCTGCGGCAAGATTCGGCAGCGGCTAAGCCGGCTCGGGCTAAGCGCACACCGGTCGCTGTGTCGCATGGCGACGAGGCATTGTGGGAGGCTCTCAAGGCGTGTCGGAAATCGCTAGCAGATGAGCTAGGCGTGCCGCCATTTCACGTTTTTCACGATGCGACGTTAATGGAAATGATGCAATACCAACCCGCTGATGCTGACGAATTGCTTACTATCAATGGAGTGGGACAAGTTAAATTGGAAAAATTTGGTGATGCGTTTTTAGAAGTATTGGCTGAATTTAGCTAA
- a CDS encoding GreA/GreB family elongation factor yields MSRWRPPQPKSTAIITPTGYAALEKELKQLWAKRRIVNDALAAAAAEGDRSENAEYIYRKKEQAGIDRRIRYLQKRMPDLRVVSDIGNRQQVFFSATVTLETDDGTEYRYRIVGPDETNTQAGDISIDSPLAKALLKKQVDDEVNVTIAGQPVTYLILDIEYT; encoded by the coding sequence ATGAGCCGTTGGCGCCCCCCTCAACCAAAATCTACAGCAATCATCACGCCGACCGGCTACGCTGCCCTCGAGAAAGAACTAAAGCAACTGTGGGCCAAGCGGCGCATTGTCAATGACGCCCTCGCCGCCGCCGCCGCGGAGGGCGATCGCAGCGAGAATGCTGAATACATATATCGCAAGAAGGAGCAGGCTGGAATTGATCGCCGGATTCGCTATTTGCAAAAGCGCATGCCCGACCTACGCGTGGTGTCAGACATAGGTAATCGACAACAGGTGTTTTTTAGCGCCACCGTGACTTTAGAGACTGATGACGGAACTGAGTATCGCTACCGAATCGTTGGTCCCGACGAAACCAACACCCAAGCTGGCGACATCAGTATTGACTCGCCGTTAGCCAAAGCGCTACTGAAAAAACAAGTGGATGACGAAGTAAACGTAACAATCGCAGGTCAACCCGTTACCTACCTTATCCTAGACATTGAGTACACTTGA
- a CDS encoding acyltransferase family protein: MTTRQPITARNPRIDLLRGWLIFLVVVGHIVLGSVHDNFIRYAIYSFHMPLFIGLTGYLVNPDKLKSSSLFAVGWRYWWRVGLPFMLAFLFFTGVLLLHASREGRLDNTLVISYLVTPYYHLWFVPTLVLWVLGFWLSLKLRIPIIVLLLVMLALSAIWSVFPAHQLPAYLAVLLSKKVVYFFSFFLFGAWLRTPSGHRLLRAVMTVKVIPMAVVLMTASIYLVQIGVDKSSLKGLAWLLMNCTLVAIGVQWAKSTQSKKPAKRAADNPSLISNIMIVMGRISLPIYLWHVVPMFLLKGWDIHETQPLIYYAVSIASVAAIIALLIWLENKFVVTNKLVYGN; the protein is encoded by the coding sequence ATGACGACACGCCAACCTATCACTGCTCGTAATCCGCGAATTGATTTACTGCGCGGCTGGCTTATATTTTTGGTCGTGGTCGGCCACATTGTTTTGGGGTCAGTGCACGACAATTTTATCCGCTACGCCATCTATTCATTTCATATGCCCTTGTTTATTGGGTTAACCGGTTATTTGGTAAACCCTGACAAGCTTAAAAGCAGCTCGTTGTTTGCTGTTGGTTGGCGCTATTGGTGGCGCGTTGGGTTGCCGTTCATGCTTGCGTTCCTGTTCTTTACTGGTGTGCTTTTGTTGCATGCAAGCCGAGAGGGGCGGCTGGACAATACGCTGGTTATTTCTTACCTTGTCACGCCGTATTACCACCTTTGGTTTGTGCCCACACTAGTCCTTTGGGTTTTGGGTTTCTGGCTTAGCCTTAAGTTGCGCATTCCTATTATTGTATTGCTGTTAGTAATGTTGGCTTTGTCAGCGATTTGGAGTGTCTTCCCCGCGCACCAGTTACCAGCCTATTTAGCTGTGTTACTGAGCAAGAAAGTTGTCTATTTTTTCAGTTTCTTTCTGTTTGGGGCCTGGCTTAGAACGCCGAGTGGTCATCGCTTGTTGCGTGCCGTGATGACGGTAAAAGTTATTCCAATGGCCGTTGTATTAATGACGGCTAGTATTTACTTAGTTCAAATAGGTGTCGACAAGTCGTCGCTTAAAGGCTTAGCCTGGTTGCTCATGAACTGTACATTAGTTGCGATCGGCGTGCAGTGGGCGAAGTCGACCCAGTCTAAGAAACCAGCTAAGCGCGCAGCTGATAATCCCAGTTTGATCAGTAACATTATGATTGTAATGGGGCGCATTTCGCTGCCAATTTATTTGTGGCACGTGGTGCCGATGTTCTTGCTAAAAGGTTGGGACATTCATGAAACTCAACCGCTAATCTACTATGCCGTTAGCATTGCGTCAGTGGCCGCGATTATTGCCTTGTTGATTTGGCTTGAGAATAAGTTTGTGGTAACCAATAAGCTCGTTTATGGCAATTAG
- the bktB gene encoding beta-ketothiolase BktB, with translation MLNDVFIISATRTAIGSFGGALKGVSPADLGVHVSREAIRRSGIDPQSIGSNVVGHVIRSDIKDAYMARRVALNSDMPVHTQSLTLNRLCGSGLEAITFASQQLQLGEVSVAVAGGTESMSSAAHLLTTNRWGQPMGDGKIQDELTGSLTDPFGVGHMGITAENLAEKYAISREEQDAFALLSQQRAVAAIEAGYFAEQIVPYEIKSRKGSTVFDTDEHPRASSTLEQLARLRAVFKDGGSVTAGNASGINDGAGMVVLATEDQVKQQSLKPMARVVSYGRCGVPNEIMGIGPVGASTMALSRAGLKVSDLDVIESNEAFAAQALTVAKELEFPDDKTNPNGGAIALGHPVGASGAIILTKLIYELHRVGGRYGLATLCIGGGQGIAMIVEAV, from the coding sequence ATGCTGAACGACGTATTTATAATTAGTGCCACAAGAACCGCTATTGGTAGTTTTGGTGGCGCTTTAAAAGGGGTTTCGCCTGCAGACTTAGGTGTGCATGTGAGTCGAGAAGCTATTCGTCGCTCTGGAATAGACCCACAATCGATTGGCTCTAACGTAGTCGGTCATGTTATTCGAAGCGATATTAAGGATGCTTACATGGCGCGCCGTGTGGCACTGAATTCCGACATGCCGGTGCATACTCAATCACTGACACTAAACCGACTGTGTGGATCGGGTCTTGAAGCGATCACGTTTGCGAGTCAACAGTTGCAGTTAGGTGAGGTTTCGGTAGCGGTAGCCGGTGGCACTGAGTCGATGAGCTCAGCGGCACATTTGCTGACCACTAATCGTTGGGGGCAGCCAATGGGTGATGGCAAGATTCAAGATGAACTGACCGGCAGTCTTACCGATCCTTTCGGCGTTGGACACATGGGCATTACTGCTGAGAACCTAGCTGAGAAGTATGCTATTTCACGCGAGGAGCAAGACGCTTTTGCATTGTTGTCACAACAACGTGCGGTGGCCGCCATCGAAGCCGGTTACTTTGCTGAGCAGATTGTGCCCTATGAAATTAAGTCGCGTAAGGGAAGTACGGTATTTGATACCGATGAGCATCCACGTGCTAGTTCAACGCTAGAACAATTGGCTCGCTTGCGGGCAGTATTTAAGGACGGTGGCTCGGTCACTGCGGGCAATGCCTCTGGGATTAATGATGGCGCAGGTATGGTGGTGCTAGCCACTGAGGACCAAGTAAAACAGCAAAGCTTGAAACCTATGGCACGCGTAGTCTCTTACGGCCGCTGTGGAGTGCCGAATGAAATTATGGGCATTGGTCCGGTCGGCGCGAGTACCATGGCGCTGTCACGCGCAGGACTTAAAGTGTCGGATCTCGATGTTATCGAGTCGAATGAAGCATTTGCAGCCCAAGCTCTGACGGTGGCAAAAGAATTGGAGTTTCCCGACGATAAAACCAATCCAAATGGTGGAGCGATAGCGCTGGGCCATCCGGTGGGAGCAAGCGGCGCAATCATTTTGACCAAGCTGATTTATGAACTACATCGGGTCGGAGGTCGTTATGGTTTGGCCACGCTCTGTATCGGTGGAGGTCAGGGTATTGCGATGATCGTCGAGGCAGTCTAA
- a CDS encoding retropepsin-like aspartic protease, with translation MISKASILTITLLTDQQCDDIPAIRLCYLRYMKILLALTVSSMVALGLLAWTTQQPPTPAINKLLMSAQIPSTSSESNQSLTASNTSTPITNVSDAVGASPNEHQIWVARLLEKNQFHAAIEYINEHYSALSSEQLDQLKFQFLNSQDGQPPALERLNSAAKLFDDLSSWSALAQSAVSQQNWEIAHIALLRVSELESRPIELQESLAALVRSSSYLKAIRERNQDFIGVRELYSDLHQTHPWYPRFQLELAHAEAALGDYEAAEKLYTALRFDPEFGAIATQALKQLEQNNAPSDTEKRKSGNSTEVLIPLTRTGTSLLINALINGQTTPMLLDTGASITALSSQTIQKLGLKPTGRRIQINTANGARSAKLFFADTIRFGQMQLSNLEVAEIDLGSNSRFTGLLGTDALSAFNQDFDYAIDQRRNALVFTPQKTD, from the coding sequence ATGATCAGTAAGGCGTCGATCTTAACAATCACATTGCTTACTGACCAGCAATGCGACGACATTCCGGCTATTCGTTTATGTTATCTTCGCTATATGAAAATTTTGCTCGCACTCACGGTCTCAAGCATGGTGGCTCTTGGCCTACTGGCATGGACGACGCAACAACCACCAACGCCGGCGATCAATAAGCTATTAATGAGTGCACAAATACCGAGCACCTCAAGTGAATCAAACCAATCCCTCACAGCAAGCAATACATCAACCCCAATAACCAACGTAAGCGACGCAGTCGGAGCCAGCCCAAACGAGCATCAAATTTGGGTCGCAAGACTATTAGAGAAAAACCAATTCCATGCAGCAATTGAATATATTAACGAACACTATTCGGCACTATCTTCCGAGCAATTAGATCAACTAAAGTTCCAGTTTCTTAATTCGCAAGACGGCCAACCCCCTGCACTAGAAAGGCTCAACTCAGCCGCCAAACTATTCGACGACTTGTCAAGCTGGAGCGCGCTTGCTCAGAGCGCTGTGTCTCAACAGAATTGGGAGATAGCTCACATCGCGCTATTGCGAGTCAGTGAACTAGAAAGCCGACCAATTGAGTTACAAGAAAGCCTAGCTGCATTGGTGCGCAGCAGCAGTTACCTTAAAGCCATCAGAGAGCGGAATCAGGACTTTATTGGAGTTCGCGAGCTGTACTCAGACCTGCATCAAACACATCCTTGGTATCCACGCTTTCAATTGGAACTGGCTCACGCCGAAGCCGCCTTAGGAGACTATGAAGCCGCTGAAAAGCTCTATACGGCGCTGCGTTTCGACCCCGAATTTGGTGCAATAGCGACTCAAGCGCTCAAACAACTAGAACAGAACAACGCTCCGAGTGACACGGAAAAACGTAAGTCAGGCAATTCGACTGAAGTGCTCATTCCCCTAACTCGAACCGGAACCAGTTTATTAATCAACGCGCTTATCAACGGTCAAACCACGCCAATGCTGCTAGATACTGGCGCATCGATAACAGCGCTATCGAGTCAGACTATTCAAAAACTCGGCCTGAAACCTACAGGCCGCCGGATTCAAATCAATACCGCCAATGGTGCTCGATCAGCAAAGCTGTTTTTTGCCGACACCATCCGTTTTGGCCAAATGCAATTATCCAATTTAGAAGTGGCTGAAATTGATCTTGGCTCCAACTCTAGGTTCACTGGCTTACTCGGCACCGACGCACTGAGTGCGTTCAACCAAGATTTCGACTATGCCATTGACCAGCGCCGAAATGCGCTAGTCTTCACGCCCCAGAAGACAGATTAA
- a CDS encoding RNA polymerase sigma factor — protein sequence MSAYATIEDQPLVDLIKAGNHAAFAELVNRHTDAFFALAFRSLQNAHDAEDVVQNAFIKFWTRPSMWDPRQAKFTTWFYRVILNACHDLQRRSNRQVNMASEDFDLLESTLATSATVEAEQHLKWQRRYLEQAIRSLPTAQRDALNLAVYCEMPQREAAEILGISLKAFESLLVRAKRHLHQFVTAAIAKQARDDSLALASSK from the coding sequence GTGTCAGCTTACGCGACCATTGAAGATCAGCCACTGGTCGACTTAATTAAGGCGGGGAATCATGCTGCATTTGCAGAATTGGTGAACCGCCATACTGACGCATTCTTTGCTTTGGCATTTCGGAGTTTGCAAAACGCTCATGATGCTGAGGATGTAGTACAGAATGCGTTTATCAAGTTCTGGACGAGACCGTCAATGTGGGACCCGCGGCAAGCGAAATTCACCACTTGGTTTTACCGCGTGATCCTGAACGCCTGTCATGACCTGCAACGTCGGTCCAATCGTCAAGTTAATATGGCCAGTGAAGATTTTGATCTACTAGAATCTACGCTGGCTACCTCTGCGACGGTTGAAGCGGAACAGCATTTGAAGTGGCAGCGTCGATACTTGGAGCAAGCAATTAGAAGTTTGCCGACGGCTCAACGCGACGCGCTCAACCTGGCTGTTTATTGCGAGATGCCGCAGCGCGAGGCAGCAGAAATTCTGGGTATTAGTTTGAAGGCGTTTGAGTCATTGCTGGTTCGAGCCAAGCGTCATTTACATCAGTTTGTTACCGCGGCGATAGCCAAACAAGCACGTGATGATTCTTTGGCGTTAGCCTCAAGTAAATAA
- a CDS encoding 2OG-Fe(II) oxygenase has translation MQIQLNPNLGTTQLASDFQQKKRLRIDNILSADSAEAILDCLKNQTAWQLLYSNADSSPTRLNNQQLEQTTIEQIKATHAQVYARATSSYQYWYKFFPMVEAITTGQVTEKSPLNEVTKFLNSAEFIGLARKITGHSSLVKIDPHATLYEPGDFKNLHDDMRDDKDARDKSIRRYAVVIDFTKNWSVNWGGEMQFYPGQNPTTSESIFPGFNALTLFQVPTLHRTNMVAPYAAKGRYAIAGWLRDDPNITRLDLGDTPVEAK, from the coding sequence ATGCAAATTCAACTGAACCCAAACCTCGGCACCACCCAACTGGCGAGCGATTTTCAACAAAAGAAACGTCTTCGTATCGACAATATCCTAAGCGCTGACTCTGCCGAAGCTATTCTTGATTGCTTAAAAAATCAAACAGCTTGGCAGTTACTTTATAGCAATGCAGACAGCAGCCCAACGCGTCTCAACAATCAGCAATTAGAGCAAACAACTATTGAACAAATCAAAGCCACCCATGCACAAGTCTACGCGCGCGCGACTTCGAGCTATCAATATTGGTATAAGTTCTTTCCGATGGTTGAGGCTATTACGACAGGCCAAGTAACCGAAAAATCGCCCCTCAATGAAGTTACAAAATTCTTAAACAGTGCGGAGTTCATTGGCCTAGCTCGCAAGATTACCGGTCATAGCAGCTTGGTAAAAATCGACCCACATGCAACGCTGTACGAACCCGGTGACTTTAAAAACCTACATGATGACATGCGCGATGATAAAGATGCTCGAGACAAAAGCATTCGACGGTACGCTGTCGTAATAGATTTCACCAAAAACTGGTCAGTTAATTGGGGCGGCGAGATGCAGTTTTACCCTGGACAAAACCCTACCACGTCAGAGAGTATTTTCCCTGGATTTAACGCTCTAACTCTTTTTCAAGTACCAACCTTACACCGAACCAATATGGTAGCGCCATATGCCGCCAAAGGTCGCTATGCGATTGCTGGCTGGCTGAGAGACGACCCGAATATCACTCGCTTGGATTTGGGCGATACACCGGTCGAAGCCAAATAA
- a CDS encoding aspartyl/asparaginyl beta-hydroxylase domain-containing protein yields the protein MTRTTLLAQADAAFDEGRPVDGLALLRELNKHYSDDAASWHRQAIVEEQIGSPAQAGLAHYRCIEVAPNNALGYLYAGHWLQRQQQTNAAAALYSIAQDLDASILHLAHHQQISEQARLRSSEANLTLRHVLSKQHRDLCAKMIDAERIADAKWVQTNDQAIHFKSKNFAPELFYIPSLAATPFHECADCNWAQEITEKSSEIQQELTRALEQKLSQDSLRPYLSGAFAKHSDLSELANSANWLAMDLYKNGELNTQIAGLFPTTLKALQSAPHYTLDSQPFEIFFSLLKPGQQIAPHYGQSNHALTAHLALDIPPNCHLTVDTINREWKAGELILFDDSFLHSAHNNSDQTRVVLIFSIWHPDLSENEKTAIQQCFQARQDWLNQRQSQIKTLLALTD from the coding sequence ATGACTCGAACAACCCTATTAGCGCAAGCCGACGCCGCGTTCGATGAAGGTCGACCAGTAGATGGCTTAGCGCTACTGCGTGAGCTTAATAAACATTATTCTGACGATGCAGCCAGCTGGCATCGTCAAGCCATTGTCGAAGAGCAAATAGGCTCGCCAGCTCAAGCTGGGCTGGCGCATTATCGCTGCATTGAAGTAGCTCCAAACAATGCTCTAGGATACCTTTATGCCGGTCATTGGCTGCAACGTCAGCAACAGACAAACGCGGCGGCAGCGCTATACTCGATTGCTCAAGATCTAGATGCCTCAATCTTACATCTAGCACACCATCAGCAGATATCTGAGCAAGCGAGACTCCGCTCTTCTGAAGCAAACCTCACGCTACGCCACGTACTGAGCAAACAGCACCGCGATCTTTGCGCTAAAATGATTGATGCGGAACGAATAGCAGACGCCAAATGGGTACAAACAAACGACCAAGCTATTCATTTCAAATCGAAGAATTTTGCGCCTGAACTGTTTTACATTCCGTCACTTGCGGCCACACCATTCCACGAGTGTGCAGACTGTAATTGGGCCCAAGAGATTACTGAAAAATCTTCCGAAATCCAGCAAGAATTAACGCGCGCCTTGGAGCAAAAACTATCGCAAGACAGCCTAAGACCTTATTTAAGTGGCGCGTTTGCCAAACATTCAGACTTAAGTGAACTAGCAAACTCAGCGAACTGGCTGGCAATGGATTTATATAAAAATGGCGAACTCAACACCCAAATTGCTGGACTATTTCCCACCACATTAAAAGCCCTGCAGTCAGCCCCTCACTACACACTTGATTCACAGCCATTCGAGATCTTCTTTTCGTTGTTAAAGCCGGGACAACAGATTGCTCCACACTACGGACAATCAAATCATGCGTTAACCGCACACCTTGCATTGGATATTCCACCGAACTGTCACCTGACGGTCGACACTATTAACCGAGAATGGAAAGCCGGTGAGTTAATTCTATTTGATGATAGTTTTTTACATTCGGCACACAATAACAGCGATCAAACGCGTGTAGTTTTGATTTTCTCAATCTGGCACCCAGACTTAAGTGAGAATGAGAAAACCGCTATTCAGCAATGCTTTCAAGCTCGCCAAGATTGGCTCAATCAACGACAATCCCAGATAAAAACCTTGCTTGCACTAACTGACTAA